A stretch of Aureispira sp. CCB-E DNA encodes these proteins:
- a CDS encoding protein phosphatase 2C domain-containing protein: MRYIDSFNITDAHIIGKSHQRLLYNNQDAFSWGSNASLTVGVVCDGCGSRPNSEVGAKLGARFITNYLLKNASNPSFEISQLQTALEAFMLRIAQQLADDSQDDWKEVLRDYFLFTIVGFVANSAGVTFFSMGDGVILHDTTWVDLSTNNKPNYLCYNLLKSQLGLQFKTFYQANPIQRILIATDGLQDILESLTAKKAFENCLNRKDLFDSPIVFNQLLMTDFLEWIYDDTTLIFMQQK, from the coding sequence ATGCGCTATATAGATTCATTCAACATTACAGACGCTCATATCATTGGTAAAAGCCATCAACGATTGTTATACAACAATCAAGATGCTTTTAGTTGGGGAAGTAATGCTTCTCTGACAGTAGGAGTCGTTTGCGACGGCTGTGGCTCTCGACCGAATAGTGAAGTAGGGGCAAAATTAGGAGCTAGATTTATTACCAATTATCTACTTAAAAATGCTTCGAATCCAAGTTTTGAAATAAGTCAACTACAGACCGCATTGGAAGCCTTTATGCTTAGAATAGCCCAACAACTAGCCGATGATTCGCAAGATGATTGGAAAGAAGTTCTTCGGGACTATTTTCTATTTACAATAGTAGGTTTTGTTGCGAATAGCGCAGGAGTTACCTTTTTTTCTATGGGAGATGGAGTTATTTTGCACGATACTACTTGGGTGGATTTGTCTACCAATAATAAGCCCAATTATTTATGTTATAACTTGTTGAAATCTCAATTAGGCTTACAGTTTAAGACGTTTTATCAAGCCAATCCTATTCAAAGAATATTAATTGCAACCGATGGTCTTCAGGATATATTGGAGTCATTGACAGCAAAAAAAGCTTTTGAGAATTGTCTCAATAGAAAGGACCTATTTGATAGCCCTATTGTTTTTAATCAATTGTTGATGACGGATTTTTTGGAATGGATTTATGATGATACTACTTTGATTTTTATGCAGCAGAAGTGA
- a CDS encoding Fic/DOC family N-terminal domain-containing protein, translating into MNPNYKIQSLPLSSDLETKAILKQAIKANKALAELKGVARTIPNESILVNTLILTEAKESSAIENIVTTHDELFKADVLEEKVKNLNTKEVMNYASALRQGFNLVRSNDLLINRYILSIQEELEGNAAGFRTQAGTTLKDGEGNVVYTPPQDIQEIERLMENLEQYINDDSLDDLDHLVKMAIIHFQFESIHPFYDGNGRTGRIINILYLCLKGLLDNPILYLSRFIIQNKAKYYELLQDVRDNDNWEEWILYILKGVEETALESIQIIKSISALMLKFKQEIRTKLPKIYSKDLLENLFKHPYTKIEFLQQDIDKVRQTAAIYLDALVDIGLMEKIKHGKSNYYINKELFALFTQ; encoded by the coding sequence ATGAACCCAAATTACAAAATACAATCCTTACCATTATCCTCTGACTTAGAAACAAAGGCAATTCTAAAACAGGCGATTAAAGCCAACAAAGCATTAGCCGAACTCAAAGGAGTTGCTAGAACAATTCCTAATGAAAGTATCTTAGTGAATACCTTGATCTTAACAGAAGCAAAAGAAAGTTCAGCTATTGAAAACATTGTTACCACACACGATGAACTATTCAAAGCGGATGTTTTAGAGGAAAAGGTAAAGAATTTGAACACCAAAGAAGTAATGAACTATGCAAGTGCTTTGCGTCAAGGATTCAATTTAGTACGTAGTAATGACTTATTGATTAATCGTTATATTCTTTCTATCCAAGAAGAACTAGAAGGCAATGCAGCAGGGTTCAGAACTCAAGCAGGTACAACCCTAAAAGATGGAGAAGGAAACGTTGTTTATACGCCACCACAAGACATTCAAGAAATTGAACGTTTAATGGAAAATTTAGAACAGTATATCAACGATGATTCTTTAGATGATTTAGATCATTTGGTAAAAATGGCAATCATTCATTTTCAATTTGAAAGTATCCATCCTTTTTATGATGGCAATGGTAGAACGGGGCGTATTATCAATATCTTATACCTGTGCTTAAAAGGCTTATTGGATAATCCTATTTTGTATTTAAGTCGCTTTATCATACAAAATAAGGCTAAATACTACGAGCTATTGCAAGATGTTAGAGACAATGATAATTGGGAGGAATGGATTTTGTACATTCTAAAAGGCGTTGAAGAAACTGCTTTAGAATCTATTCAAATTATTAAGTCTATTAGTGCTTTAATGTTGAAATTCAAGCAAGAAATTAGAACCAAACTGCCTAAAATTTATAGTAAGGACTTATTAGAGAACTTGTTTAAGCATCCTTACACTAAGATTGAGTTTTTGCAACAAGACATTGACAAAGTCAGGCAAACAGCAGCTATCTATTTAGATGCACTTGTTGATATTGGTCTAATGGAAAAAATAAAGCATGGAAAAAGTAATTATTATATCAATAAAGAGCTATTTGCTTTGTTTACTCAATAG
- a CDS encoding DUF4276 family protein: MKRLVFIVEGYSELEFIDKLVRPYFAEHYQFYQIEAFCLQTSTGNKGGFGKYKQLKDDIQRIIRGGNTNVIVTTFLDFFRLPNSVPEYQKMLKESNIDKKISILEDGFSKDIKSNKFIPYIQKHEFEALLFSDNCGFEELYEKKIYTKTQAIIESYPNPEEINNNPDTSPSKRLIRILNEYGDTYDKVTEGNLIAEDVGINKMLEKCPRFKAWIETLVERVIEDKE, translated from the coding sequence ATGAAAAGATTAGTATTTATTGTTGAAGGGTATAGCGAATTAGAATTTATAGATAAATTAGTACGCCCTTATTTTGCCGAGCACTACCAATTTTATCAAATAGAAGCATTTTGTCTCCAAACAAGTACAGGAAACAAAGGTGGTTTTGGTAAGTATAAACAGCTAAAAGATGACATTCAGAGAATCATTAGGGGAGGTAATACTAATGTAATTGTTACAACATTTTTAGATTTTTTTAGATTACCAAATTCTGTCCCTGAATATCAGAAGATGCTCAAAGAATCAAATATTGATAAAAAAATATCAATACTAGAGGATGGATTTTCAAAAGATATAAAGAGTAATAAATTTATACCCTACATTCAAAAACATGAATTTGAAGCCTTACTTTTTTCTGACAATTGTGGATTTGAAGAGCTTTACGAAAAAAAAATCTATACTAAAACACAAGCAATCATTGAATCATATCCTAATCCAGAAGAAATAAATAATAACCCAGATACTTCTCCATCTAAGAGATTGATTCGTATTCTTAATGAATATGGTGATACATACGATAAAGTAACAGAAGGAAATTTAATTGCAGAGGATGTAGGTATCAACAAAATGTTAGAAAAATGTCCACGATTTAAGGCATGGATAGAAACATTAGTGGAGCGAGTGATAGAAGACAAAGAATAG